One genomic window of Syntrophorhabdaceae bacterium includes the following:
- a CDS encoding radical SAM protein → MKILLATSPVIEQTSFSTLEKTPPLGLGYLISVLRNSGHKVVFRDLYLNSTSISEIGSILAGQSIDLFAVSMNTICYAGGIALLKIAQKLREETKWSGKIVVGGPHPSVFPESIPEFVDYIVKGEGEEKICQIANGEHFSRIIDGIKVQDMDNLPFIPYEEFISLPYDFRNAWINKNSVLTLNTSRGCPFSCQFCSVSSIWGNRYRYQSAVRIIEEILRLKKDFNAQGIYFREDNFTLNRKRIQEFCGEMLSRHIDLPWICETRANTLTEDMVKLMGMAGCRGFYIGAESGSQRVLDYMRKGITLEQVENVINWSRKAGIRCYLSFVLGVPTETDEERYETFLFAHRLKPYSFGTGVFTGIPFSSFYWQLIQDDNYAKITSNGMIYQKNHNDLVDRFVGGEDYKIPVGVEDTANVMLPVLMKKMGKEHSKNAAITTLVLIIKKYCKGLVDKILDIKNKLGNPDLFIINCSGDDDVVLELTKLNHKYPFTIRTVHPTQEIDMLNNVLQTRSEYLLFAEFDENIAAETLHDFQRELMNNVSGVFRSDGVRKPTLVNSLIELRSWFDFGKQIDRRVWGCSNYYFRQIGGVDSIFGTAYLWDFIAKLVRYKPIRVFPSVIIGTECSNADTTFVFQALQLRFENNLLGLSTLCHSRRSDQRQIGKKEEAVVNYFFGRAKLRARKFRLARSHFFHAFKQYSSLKYLIFWCATFLPPSSYSFFSSLINRIKRI, encoded by the coding sequence ATGAAAATTCTTCTAGCAACTTCCCCTGTAATTGAGCAAACTTCATTTTCGACTTTGGAAAAAACGCCACCCTTGGGCTTGGGGTACCTTATCTCAGTCCTTCGCAATAGTGGCCACAAAGTTGTTTTCAGGGACCTCTATTTGAATTCAACTTCCATCAGTGAGATAGGGTCAATTTTAGCCGGTCAGTCAATAGACCTTTTTGCAGTCTCTATGAACACAATATGTTATGCGGGAGGTATTGCTCTGCTAAAGATAGCCCAGAAACTTCGTGAAGAAACAAAATGGTCTGGTAAGATTGTTGTAGGAGGGCCTCACCCCTCTGTCTTTCCAGAATCTATTCCGGAGTTTGTGGACTATATTGTTAAGGGTGAAGGTGAAGAAAAAATTTGTCAAATAGCGAATGGAGAACATTTTTCCCGTATCATAGATGGAATTAAAGTTCAAGATATGGATAACTTACCGTTTATACCTTATGAAGAATTTATTTCATTACCCTATGATTTTAGGAATGCGTGGATTAATAAGAACAGTGTACTTACCTTGAATACTAGCCGAGGATGTCCATTTTCTTGCCAATTTTGTTCTGTTAGTTCTATATGGGGTAATCGTTATAGATACCAGTCTGCTGTAAGAATCATTGAAGAGATATTACGATTGAAAAAGGACTTTAATGCTCAAGGCATATATTTTCGAGAAGATAACTTTACTCTGAATCGTAAGCGTATACAAGAGTTTTGCGGGGAGATGTTGTCAAGACACATAGATCTCCCATGGATTTGTGAAACGAGGGCAAATACATTAACTGAAGATATGGTCAAACTAATGGGGATGGCAGGTTGCCGGGGATTTTATATAGGTGCCGAAAGTGGATCGCAGCGAGTATTGGATTACATGAGAAAAGGAATTACTCTTGAACAAGTTGAAAACGTTATCAATTGGTCGAGAAAAGCAGGTATACGTTGTTATTTAAGTTTTGTTCTCGGGGTGCCAACTGAGACCGACGAAGAACGATACGAGACTTTCCTTTTTGCTCACAGGCTTAAACCATACTCTTTTGGCACGGGTGTTTTCACTGGTATACCATTTAGCTCTTTTTATTGGCAGCTTATACAGGATGATAACTACGCCAAGATTACATCAAATGGTATGATATACCAGAAGAATCACAACGATTTAGTTGATAGATTTGTAGGAGGAGAAGATTATAAGATCCCGGTTGGCGTAGAAGACACCGCAAATGTTATGCTGCCCGTACTAATGAAGAAAATGGGAAAAGAACATTCCAAAAATGCTGCGATAACAACATTAGTACTAATTATCAAAAAATATTGCAAAGGTTTAGTGGATAAAATACTTGATATTAAAAATAAATTAGGCAATCCTGACTTGTTCATTATTAATTGTAGCGGAGACGATGACGTGGTATTGGAATTGACTAAACTGAACCATAAATATCCATTTACCATCAGAACCGTGCACCCCACCCAGGAAATTGATATGCTGAATAATGTGTTGCAAACAAGATCAGAGTACCTTTTGTTTGCAGAGTTTGATGAAAATATTGCTGCCGAGACTTTACATGACTTTCAACGAGAACTGATGAATAATGTTTCAGGGGTTTTCCGATCAGATGGCGTAAGAAAGCCTACATTGGTAAATAGTTTGATTGAGTTAAGATCTTGGTTTGATTTTGGAAAACAGATAGACCGTAGAGTATGGGGATGTTCTAATTACTACTTTAGGCAGATTGGTGGAGTTGACAGCATCTTTGGAACAGCATATCTTTGGGATTTCATTGCAAAGCTTGTGCGTTATAAACCAATAAGGGTATTCCCATCGGTTATTATAGGAACTGAATGTTCAAATGCTGATACCACTTTCGTGTTTCAAGCTTTACAGCTTCGTTTTGAGAATAATCTACTAGGGCTGTCGACATTATGCCATAGCCGTCGGTCCGATCAGAGACAAATTGGCAAAAAGGAAGAAGCTGTTGTCAATTATTTCTTCGGTAGAGCCAAACTACGTGCTCGTAAATTTCGTTTAGCTCGCTCTCACTTCTTCCATGCATTCAAACAATATAGTAGTCTGAAATATCTTATTTTTTGGTGTGCAACATTTTTGCCTCCCAGTTCGTATTCATTTTTTTCCAGCCTAATTAATCGGATTAAGCGAATCTGA
- a CDS encoding alpha-1,2-fucosyltransferase → MIKVIARIKGGLGNQLFCYAVARRVALVNDAELVIDDVSGFVRDRLYGRRYMLDHFIIPARKATPAERLEPFERYRRGVLKWWSRGKPFTERRYLVREGMDFDSRLLSLKVKKVLYMDGVWQSENYFKDIEQTIREDLRIIPPTDALNQHIAEKICNSQAVALHVRWFDVPGRTVSHNIVADYYRYAVTMMERKINSPCYFVFSDNPEATRSKLALPERRAIFVLHNRGDENAYADLWLMTRCKHFIIANSTFSWWGAWLGKGADKIVICPGDKIQQGITMWGFKGLLPKSWIKLLG, encoded by the coding sequence ATGATCAAGGTTATCGCTCGCATCAAAGGCGGACTTGGCAACCAACTCTTCTGCTACGCTGTAGCCCGCCGTGTGGCTCTTGTCAATGATGCCGAACTGGTTATTGATGACGTGTCGGGTTTCGTCCGTGATAGGCTCTATGGTCGACGCTACATGCTGGATCATTTTATCATCCCTGCCCGCAAGGCGACGCCAGCCGAGCGGCTAGAACCTTTTGAACGCTATCGGCGAGGAGTCTTAAAGTGGTGGTCCCGTGGGAAACCGTTCACGGAAAGGCGATACCTGGTGCGAGAAGGGATGGATTTTGACTCTCGGCTCCTCTCGTTAAAGGTAAAAAAGGTGCTCTATATGGATGGTGTTTGGCAAAGTGAAAACTACTTCAAAGATATAGAGCAGACTATCCGGGAAGACCTACGGATCATACCCCCCACAGATGCTTTGAACCAGCACATCGCTGAGAAAATTTGCAACAGCCAAGCCGTAGCTTTGCATGTACGTTGGTTTGATGTACCAGGAAGAACAGTATCCCACAATATTGTGGCCGATTACTATCGGTACGCCGTTACTATGATGGAACGCAAGATCAATTCGCCATGTTACTTTGTATTCTCAGATAATCCTGAGGCTACCCGTTCAAAACTTGCTCTTCCCGAACGCCGGGCAATTTTTGTCTTACATAATCGGGGAGATGAAAACGCTTATGCTGATCTATGGCTGATGACTAGATGCAAACATTTCATTATTGCCAACAGCACGTTTAGTTGGTGGGGGGCATGGTTGGGCAAAGGTGCGGATAAAATTGTAATTTGTCCTGGCGATAAGATACAACAAGGCATTACTATGTGGGGATTTAAAGGGTTGCTCCCCAAGTCTTGGATTAAATTGTTAGGATGA